A stretch of the Malus sylvestris chromosome 10, drMalSylv7.2, whole genome shotgun sequence genome encodes the following:
- the LOC126584723 gene encoding brefeldin A-inhibited guanine nucleotide-exchange protein 1-like isoform X3, with translation MTVMSMPQTSLKDICRIVNGLLKTALGPPTGSTTTLSPVQDITFRHESVKCLVSIINSMGSWMDQQLSMGDSYLPKTNESDTSAEKTENSSTPNGEEGAAFDNEVHPEGSAEVSDAATLEQRRAYKLELQKGVSLFNRKPNKGIEFLISSKKVGSSPEDVASFLRNNTAGLNETMIGDYLGEREEFPLKVMHAYVDSFNFKGMDFGEAIRFFLRGFRLPGEAQKIDRIMEKFAERYCKCSPNSFTSADTAYVLAYSVIMLNTDAHNNMVKDKMTKADFIRNNRGIDDGKDLPEEYLGVLYDQIVKNEIKMSADSSVPQSKQENSFNKLLGLDGILNLVTGKQTEEKALGANGLLIKHIQEQFKAKSGKSESIYHAVTDVAILRFMVEVCWGPMLAAFSVTLDQSDDRLATSQCLQGFRHAVHVTALMGMQTQRDAFVTSVAKFTYLHNAADMRQKNVDAVKAIISIAIEDGNHLQEAWEHILTCLSRIEHLQLLGEGAPTDASFFTGSKVETEEKSPKPTGLSSLTKKGTIQNPAVMAVVRGGSYDSTSVRVNTSGLVTPEQINNFISNLNLLDQIGNFELNHVFAHSQRLNSEAIVAFVKALCKVSMAELQSPTDPRVFSLTKIVEIAHYNMNRIRLVWSRIWNVLSDFFVSVGLSENLSVAIFVMDSLRQLAMKFLEREELANYNFQNEFLRPFVIVMQKSNSTEIRELIVRCISQMVLSRVNHVKSGWKSVFLVFTAAAADERKNIVLLAFETMEKIVREYFPYITETETMTFTDCVRCLLTFTNSRFNSDVSLNAIAFLRYCAVKLAEGGLVYNKRSELDVSSLPTANEDASNGVTFNEKDEHASFWVPLLTGLSKLTSDPRSAIRKGSLEVLFNILKDHGHLFSRSFWTAIFNSVVYPIFSCVCGKEDTHMEKDQSSPVSVSPHPDGSTWDSETSAVAADCFIDLFVSFFDTVRPQLPGVVSILTGLIRSPVQGPASTGVAGLVRLAGEVGDKLSEDEWREIFLALKEATTSSVPGFMKVLRTMDDINIPGLSQSYSDIDLSSDHGFTNDDLEDDNLQTASYLVSRMKSHIAIQLLIIQVATDLYKLHLESLSVGNISILLEIFSLIASHAHQLNSETILHKKLQKVCSVLELTSPPLVHFENDSYKNYLSFLQNALVDNPSLSKEMNIEAKLVGVCESILQIYLKCTELHSAEQRPADQPVLHWILPLGTAKKEELAARTDIAVSALQVLNSLEKVSFRRHVSRLFPLLVDLVRSEHASGEVQLVLNNIFQSCIGPMVMQ, from the exons ATGACTGTGATGTCGATGCCCCAAACATCTTTGAAAG ATATTTGCAGGATTGTCAATGGCCTTCTGAAAACTGCTCTAGGACCTCCCACTGGTTCAACAACAACATTGTCTCCAGTCCAAGATATCACTTTCCGGCATGAATCCGTAAAGTGCTTGGTTAGCATCATAAATTCAATGGGATCTTGGATGGACCAACAGCTGAGTATGGGAGACTCCTATCTACCGAAGACCAATGAAAGCGACACCTCAGCTGAGAAAACAGAAAATAGTTCGACCCCAAATGGTGAAGAAGGAGCTGCTTTTGATAATGAAGTACATCCAGAAGGAAGTGCTGAAGTTTCAGATGCTGCAACTCTTGAGCAACGTCGAGCTTATAAGCTTGAACTTCAG AAAGGTGTCTCGCTGTTTAATAGGAAGCCTAACAAGGGCATTGAGTTTCTGATAAGCAGCAAAAAAGTTGGTAGTTCCCCAGAAGATGTGGCTTCTTTCCTGAGGAACAACACTGCTGGCCTAAATGAAACCATGATTGGTGATTATTTGGGTGAAAGGGAGGAATTTCCTCTAAAAGTTATGCATGCTTATGTCGATTCCTTTAATTTCAAAGGGATGGATTTCGGTGAAGCAATAAGGTTTTTCCTGCGGGGCTTCAGGTTACCTGGAGAAGCACAGAAAATTGACCGCATCATGGAGAAATTTGCTGAGCGCTATTGTAAATGCAGTCCAAATTCGTTTACAAGTGCAGATACTGCATATGTCCTTGCATACTCTGTGATAATGCTCAATACAGATGCCCATAACAACATGGTGAAAGATAAG ATGACCAAGGCTGACTTCATCCGGAACAACCGAGGAATAGATGATGGAAAGGATCTACCTGAGGAGTATCTTGGTGTCCTATATGATCAAATTGTTAAAAATGAGATTAAGATGAGCGCCGATTCTTCTGTACCACAGAGCAAGCAGGAAAACagttttaataaattattaggCTTGGATGGTATCCTGAATTTGGTAACCGGGAAGCAGACTGAAGAAAAAGCATTGGGTGCAAATGGTCTTCTTATAAAGCACATTCAAGAGCAATTTAAAGCAAAGTCAGGAAAATCAGA GTCTATCTATCATGCTGTGACAGATGTGGCAATTTTGAGGTTTATGGTGGAGGTCTGCTGGGGTCCTATGTTGGCTGCATTTAGTGTGACTCTTGACCAAAGTGATGACAGGCTTGCTACTTCTCAATGCTTACAAGGTTTTCGGCATGCTGTTCATGTTACTGCTTTGATGGGAATGCAGACCCAGAGAGATGCATTTGTCACTTCAGTAGCAAAGTTTACTTATCTACATAATGCTGCAGATATGAGGCAAAAAAATGTTGATGCTGTGAAG GCAATAATATCAATTGCCATTGAAGATGGTAATCATCTTCAGGAAGCATGGGAACACATATTAACGTGTCTTTCCCGAATCGAGCATTTGCAACTGTTGGGAGAAGGTGCACCCACTGATGCATCCTTTTTTACTGGATCAAAGGTCGAAACAGAGGAAAAATCACCAAAGCCTACTGGACTTTCTTCTCTGACGAAAAAAGGAACTATACAGAATCCAGCTGTGATGGCTGTTGTTCGTGGGGGTTCATATGACAGTACTAGTGTCCGGGTGAACACTTCTGGACTGGTAACTCCAGAACAGATTAATAACTTCATTTCAAACTTGAATTTGCTGGATCAGATTGGGAATTTTGAGTTGAATCATGTATTTGCTCATAGCCAAAGATTAAACAGTGAAGCAATAGTGGCTTTTGTGAAGGCCTTGTGCAAAGTTTCCATGGCAGAGTTGCAATCTCCAACAGATCCTCGCGTATTCAGCCTCACAAAAATAGTTGAAATAGC GCATTACAATATGAACCGCATCAGATTAGTGTGGTCTCGCATATGGAATGTTCTCTCAGATTTCTTTGTATCAGTTGGCTTGTCAGAGAACCTCTCAGTTGCAATATTTGTGATGGATTCATTACGTCAGCTTGCTATGAAATTCTTAGAGCGCGAGGAGCTGGCAAATTACAACTTCCAGAATGAATTTTTGAGACCATTTGTGATTGTTATGCAAAAAAGCAACTCTACAGAAATTAGGGAATTAATTGTTCGGTGCATTTCACAAATGGTCCTCAGCCGTGTCAATCATGTGAAATCTGGCTGGAAAAGTGTATTTCTG GTTTTTACAGCAGCGGCAGCTGATGAGCggaaaaatattgtcttgttggcCTTTGAGACCATGGAAAAAATCGTCAGAGAATACTTCCCCTATATAACAGAGACAGAGACAATGACTTTTACTGATTGTGTTAGATGCCTCTTAACCTTCACGAATAGCAGATTCAATAGTGATGTTAGCCTCAACGCTATTGCATTTCTCCGGTACTGTGCTGTCAAACTTGCTGAAGGAGGGCTTGTTTACAACAAGAGGAGTGAGCTTGATGTTTCATCCCTTCCAACAGCGAATGAGGATGCTTCAAATGGAGTGACTTTCAATGAGAAAGATGAACATGCATCCTTTTGGGTTCCATTGCTAACAG GTTTGTCAAAGCTAACATCAGATCCTAGATCAGCAATCAGGAAGGGTTCTTTGGAAGTTCTTTTCAACATTCTAAAGGATCATGGTCATCTCTTCTCACGCTCCTTTTGGACTGCAATATTCAATTCTGTTGTTTACCCCATATTTAGCTGTGTATGCGGTAAGGAAGACACACATATGGAAAAAGACCAGTCTTCACCAGTTTCAGTATCTCCGCATCCTGATGGAAGCACATGGGATTCTGAAACTTCTGCAGTTGCAGCAGACTGTTTCATAGATCTATTTGTCAGTTTTTTCGATACAGTAAGGCCGCAACTACCAGGTGTGGTATCCATTCTGACAGGACTCATACGAAGTCCTGTTCAGGGTCCTGCTAGCACTGGGGTCGCAGGTTTAGTGCGTTTGGCTGGTGAAGTTGGTGACAAGCTTTCAGAAGATGAATGGAGAGAGATCTTTCTGGCTTTAAAAGAAGCTACCACATCTTCCGTGCCTGGATTTATGAAGGTGTTAAGAACCATGGACGACATCAATATTCCCGGTCTTTCTCAATCTTATAGCGATATAGATTTGTCATCTGATCATGGGTTTACAAATGATGATCTTGAGGATGATAATCTGCAGACAGCATCATATTTGGTTTCAAGAATGAAGAGTCATATTGCTATACAGCTACTTATCATACAG GTTGCTACTGATTTGTACAAGTTACACCTTGAATCGTTATCGGTTGGCAACATTTCAATCCTCCTTGAAATATTTTCCCTCATTGCATCCCATGCTCACCAACTGAACTCGGAGACAATTCTgcacaagaagctgcaaaaagTGTGCTCCGTCCTGGAACTCACTTCCCCACCTCTGGTTCATTTCGAGAATGATTCTTATAAGAACTACTTAAGCTTCCTCCAAAACGCCCTCGTGGACAATCCTTCTCTGTCGAAGGAGATGAACATAGAAGCCAAACTCGTTGGAGTGTGTGAAAGTATATTGCAGATATACCTAAAGTGTACCGAGCTTCATTCTGCCGAGCAGAGGCCTGCCGATCAGCCAGTTTTGCACTGGATTCTTCCCTTGGGCACAGCAAAGAAGGAAGAATTGGCCGCGAGGACCGACATAGCCGTGTCAGCGTTGCAGGTATTGAACAGTCTGGAAAAGGTTTCGTTTAGGAGGCACGTCTCTCGGTTATTTCCGTTGTTAGTAGATCTTGTGAGGAGTGAGCACGCATCTGGAGAAGTTCAGCTTGTTCTAAACAACATATTCCAATCATGTATAGGCCCAATGGTAATGCAATAA